GGACGAGAAGTTCCTCTACGCGCGCGACGACAAAAAGGTGCCCAAGCGGATCATTCGGGCGTACCACATTCGCGATCCGAAGACCGGAAAGGACGGCCCGTGGTTAGCGGGTATGACGATCGACGGGTCGAGCGTCTACGAAGCGTGGTGCCACCAGCGCGGCTACGTTTGCATGATCGAAGAGATCGGCGGGCGCGCGGTGAAGGCCGGCGATACGTTCGGGGCCGCGTTCATCGTCGGGTACTTCGATTCCGTCGAGGAGATGGAAAAGGTGTACGACGAGTTCGCGGGCAACCAGGGGCTCGAGGTTAGCGAGAAGGGCTGGAAGTTGAAGACCGCGCCGTAAATCGCCCGTTGGTGAACACTCAATTTACTACGACGAACGGCCGCAGTTTGTCGAGCGTTTTCGGGCCGATGCCCTTCACTTTGTCCAAGTCGTTGACGGTCTGGAACGGCGACTGTGTTCGGTGCGCGATGATCGCCTGCGCGATCACAGGGCCGATACTCGGGAGGCGCTGGAGTTCTTCTTGTGGTGCGGTGTTCACATTGATCAGAGCTTCACCCGGTTGAATCTTCTTCGCGCTAGTCGATGTGGGCCGCGGCGCCGCGATTGGTGTGGTCGCGCGAGTCGCAGGTGTGGGTGAAGTGGGCGCCTCTGCAAGAGGCGCGCTCGTCAGCGTGCTGGTGCGGAAGTGTGATCGGACCTTCTCGAATGTAATTGGACCGATGCCGCGCACGCTTCTCAGTTCCTCTACGGACTTGTATGGTCCGTGGAGGTGGCGGTGGTCGACGATCGCTTCCGCCATTTTCGGCCCGACACCCGGCACTTGAGCCAGTTCGATTTGGCTGGCCGTGTTCAGGTCGGTGAGGTCGACCGCGACCGGTTCTGTTGGGCGCGCCCCGAAGCGGTTGCCGTACCCGCGGATGACGAGCAAGCCGAGCAGAACAGCGAGGAACACGCCGAGTGCCGCTTGTGCGCTACGCGAGGGCGCAGAAGCACCCGACGCATTCGCAACCGGTGGTAACGAGGCGGCACTCATCGGGGCGGCTCAAGCGGTGCAATCCGCACAACCCCGATAGTCTAATCGCCCGTACAGCCCGGATCCATCCCTAATAAGGGCGCGGCGCGATTAAATCACAGTACGCGCCCCCTGTTACTTAAACGCTTCCCACTCCTTCCCCAATACCGACGCGGCGATCTTCAGCTTCAGGATTTCGTCGGTGCCCTCGTAGATGCGGCACACGCGAACATCCGTGAGGTGTCGGCCGGGTCGGTAGAGTGTGCTCCACCCGCGTCCGCCAAACACCTGAACCGCGCGGTCGGCCGCGTCCCACGCGGCGTTTGTCGTGAAGAACTTCGCTTGAGCTGCGAGCAGATCGGCCTGACGCAGCAGTTCCTTGTCGCCCGGTTCGGCCGCGGAACGGTCCTTCATTTCGGCCGCGCGGAGCACCATCGATTCGCTCGCGACGCGGTCCATTTCGATGTGCGCGATGTGATCTTGAACGAGCTGATGTCGGGCGATCTCTTTCCCGTGTTGTTTGCGCATCTTCGAGTATTCGATCGCTTCCGCGAGGCAGTCCTCGATCACGCCCAAACAGCCCGCCGCCACGCTGAGTCGGCCGCTCACCAGCGTGCCTAGCGCGATCCGGAACCCGTCGCCCTCGGTACCCAGGAGGTTTTCGGCCGGAACCGCGACGTCGTGCATCTCGAACATCGCAGTGTTGGACGTGGGCATGCCCATTTTCGCGTTCACGGCGAAGCTCTCGGCCTCGAATCCCTTCGCGTCCGTGTCCACGACGAACGCCGAGATGCGCCCCGTACCGACCTCCCCCTCTGGGTACCCGAACGCGATGACCGCGTGCGCGATCCCGCCGTTGGAAATGAGGTACTTCACGCCGTTAAGAACATAGCCGTCACCCTTTTTGGTGTAGGTCGTGGTCATCTCGCGGGGATTGCTCCCGGCGTCCGGTTCGGTGAGTCCGAACGCGAGAACTTTGTCCCCGCGCGAAGCCGCAGGGAGGTATTTTTGCTTGAGCCGCTCGCTGCCCCATGTCTGGATCGGGTACGCGCCGATGCTGAGGTGCCCCGAAAAGAACGTCCGGACGGTGGTTCCCTCGCGCCCGATGCGCGCGAGCGCCTTGAAGTAGTTCACGGCGTCCGCGCCGCGCCCGCCGTATTCGGGATGGACGTTCATACCGAGCAGGTTGTACTTCTTCGCGAGCGGCACGACTTGGTCGTTGAACTTGCGCTCCGCGTAAGCCAGTTCCTCGGCCGGGCGCACTTCTTGGCAGAACGCTTCGGTGTCTTCGGCCAACTTGACGGGATCGAACGCCATGACCGACTCCTCGGGTGTTTCTCCGCCCTAGTGGGGCGGTGGATCGTAGCCCTGACCGAAACCTGGGATCTGATGACCGTAGCGCGATCAATTACACACTATTGCTCGTCCCGTTCGACCGTGCCAGTACCAGAACCCCGGCTCTGAAACTATTATCCGTAGCCCGATTGGGGCGAAAAGCAGAATCGCACGCGGCTACTTTTTCTTTCGCAGTTTCGCGGCAGCCTTTGCTTTGGGTTTCTTGGCGGCTGGTGCTTTTTTCGCGATTGGTGGCGGTGGCGGAGGTGGTGACGCGGGCGGCGCCAGTGGCGGTTCTGAGCCACCGAGTCGAGCGTTGAGGGCCAGGACCAGCTTCTTCGGCGCGATTGTGCGGTAGCTCTCCTCGATCCACTCTTCGAGCAGGTCCATCGGCGGCTCGTCGGTCGGGTGGAATGTGCAGGTGACCCAACCGCTTTTGCCCAGCCCGTACCCGGTCGGCTGGGCGTACCGCTGCGTGAGTGCGTACCGGCCGGAATCGGGCAGCTTCATTGTGACCGATAGTTTCCCATCGTTTAGGGCCAGGATCAGGAATATCTTCGCTTTCACTTTGATCGCCCGGTGCCCCCACGGAAAGTCTTCTGTGGCTCCGGGATAGGTCATCGCCAAGTCGCGGAGCGCGGTCTCGGTCGGTGCGAGCGGGTCGGCATCGGGCATGGGAATCTCCGGGGGACGCGGGGGCACCGTGATACGATCGCAGAAAATTGCTGACTAATCGACAGGTGGCTGTTCGTCCGATATAATTTCGAGTCTGCCGGGGCTCTCATCGCGCCTTCACTGCGCGCCTCCCTCCGGCCGATCCCGCCGCCTTTTTGGTTTCGCCTCTCCAACTAAGCTGCCGAGGGACGTTCATGCTGCACGCCGCTCTCGCCCTTGCTGCTGTGTTCGTTTCTGCTACCCCCGCACCGCCGTCGCCCGATCCGAAATCGCTGGCGGTGCCGCAAGAGGAGCTGTCGAAGGCCCGCGAACTCGTTCAGAAACTCGGAAGCGAGACCTTCTTCGACCGTGAAGAGGCGGAGCACGGCCTGATCGCAATGGGGCGTACCGCTCGTGCCGCGCTGCAAGACGGGGCGAACAGCGACCCGAACCCCGAGATCCGCGCCCGTTCGCGCTCGCTGCTCTCGCGGGCCAACGCCCTCGAAATGAAGGCCCGGCTCGACACGTTC
This region of Gemmata massiliana genomic DNA includes:
- a CDS encoding acyl-CoA dehydrogenase family protein; the encoded protein is MAFDPVKLAEDTEAFCQEVRPAEELAYAERKFNDQVVPLAKKYNLLGMNVHPEYGGRGADAVNYFKALARIGREGTTVRTFFSGHLSIGAYPIQTWGSERLKQKYLPAASRGDKVLAFGLTEPDAGSNPREMTTTYTKKGDGYVLNGVKYLISNGGIAHAVIAFGYPEGEVGTGRISAFVVDTDAKGFEAESFAVNAKMGMPTSNTAMFEMHDVAVPAENLLGTEGDGFRIALGTLVSGRLSVAAGCLGVIEDCLAEAIEYSKMRKQHGKEIARHQLVQDHIAHIEMDRVASESMVLRAAEMKDRSAAEPGDKELLRQADLLAAQAKFFTTNAAWDAADRAVQVFGGRGWSTLYRPGRHLTDVRVCRIYEGTDEILKLKIAASVLGKEWEAFK
- a CDS encoding MmcQ/YjbR family DNA-binding protein, producing the protein MPDADPLAPTETALRDLAMTYPGATEDFPWGHRAIKVKAKIFLILALNDGKLSVTMKLPDSGRYALTQRYAQPTGYGLGKSGWVTCTFHPTDEPPMDLLEEWIEESYRTIAPKKLVLALNARLGGSEPPLAPPASPPPPPPPIAKKAPAAKKPKAKAAAKLRKKK
- a CDS encoding ComEA family DNA-binding protein is translated as MSAASLPPVANASGASAPSRSAQAALGVFLAVLLGLLVIRGYGNRFGARPTEPVAVDLTDLNTASQIELAQVPGVGPKMAEAIVDHRHLHGPYKSVEELRSVRGIGPITFEKVRSHFRTSTLTSAPLAEAPTSPTPATRATTPIAAPRPTSTSAKKIQPGEALINVNTAPQEELQRLPSIGPVIAQAIIAHRTQSPFQTVNDLDKVKGIGPKTLDKLRPFVVVN